AATTACGTCAAGAACAAGGTCAAGAAACAGCATAAATCAATAGATATTGAACTGGTAATACATGATTAGGCCTCTCCTTCCCCTAATCATGTTGCCAACTCAATGTAAAGTATTACTATTTTTTTAATAACAACAATGCAGTTGCAGCGAGGTGTTTATCATGAGTTATCCTTTATGGGATCAGCTGAAAACTTTGAAAGAAAATAAATGGGTCGATTTGACACATACATTTGATTCAAAGAGTCCACATTTCAGCGCTTTAGAAGAAGCATATATCGATACAATCAGTACAGTACCTGAAGATGGATTTTTCGTACAAAGATGGAGTGTTGCGACGCAATATGGCACACATATTGATGCTCCTATCCACTTTGTAGAACATAAACGCTATTTGCACGAGCTCGATTTAAAAGAATTAGTATTGCCCCTCATCGTGCTCGACTATTCTAAAGAAGTAGCCGAAAATCCTGATTTCCGTCTTACACGTGAAGATTTATTGAACTGGGAAGAGGCACATGGCCGTATCGAACCTGATTCATTCGTTGTGTTCCGCAGTGACTGGT
Above is a genomic segment from Staphylococcus piscifermentans containing:
- a CDS encoding cyclase family protein encodes the protein MMSYPLWDQLKTLKENKWVDLTHTFDSKSPHFSALEEAYIDTISTVPEDGFFVQRWSVATQYGTHIDAPIHFVEHKRYLHELDLKELVLPLIVLDYSKEVAENPDFRLTREDLLNWEEAHGRIEPDSFVVFRSDWSKRWPNVEQFENKDAEGNPHSPGWALDALQFLLEERGVTSIGHETFDTDASVDVAKHGDLIGERYVLGQDTFQIELLTNLDQLPERGAVIYTISPKPADAPGFPVRAFAITPDKQ